In the genome of Streptomyces globosus, one region contains:
- a CDS encoding DMT family transporter — protein MRAQNSATRSTPIAVAGPAPAARSRTAATPAASASASAAPTAPTAPAASPARRSARGGTVLACLGVVAFSLTFPATAWGLESFGPWSFVAVRSVLAAAVAGAFLLAARAPLPARRHWPGLAVVAGGVVVGYPLLTTLALTTATTSHAAVVVGLLPLTTAALSALRTGVRPSRRFWAAAVAGAAVVLAFTLAQSGGSLSAGDGYLFAALLACAAGYTEGGRLARDLPGWQVIGWALVACLPLNLAGAAAGLAYEPVHLGVHGVAGLLWAAVGSTFLGLYVWYRGMAEIGAPRASQLQLAQPLLTLLWSVALLGEQLSPAAPAAACAVLVCIAATQRAQS, from the coding sequence ATGAGAGCACAGAATAGCGCTACCCGGTCCACGCCGATAGCGGTCGCCGGCCCCGCTCCCGCGGCCCGCTCCCGCACGGCGGCGACCCCTGCGGCTTCGGCCTCCGCCTCCGCCGCCCCTACCGCCCCTACCGCCCCCGCTGCCTCTCCCGCCCGCCGCAGCGCCCGCGGCGGCACCGTGCTCGCCTGCCTCGGCGTCGTCGCCTTCTCGCTGACGTTCCCCGCCACCGCCTGGGGTCTGGAGAGCTTCGGCCCCTGGTCCTTCGTCGCCGTGCGCAGCGTGCTCGCCGCCGCCGTCGCGGGCGCGTTCCTGCTCGCCGCCCGCGCCCCGCTGCCCGCGCGGCGGCACTGGCCGGGCCTCGCCGTCGTCGCCGGCGGGGTCGTCGTCGGGTACCCGCTGCTGACCACTCTGGCGCTGACCACCGCGACCACCTCGCACGCCGCCGTCGTCGTCGGGCTGCTGCCCCTGACCACGGCGGCCCTGTCCGCGCTGCGGACCGGCGTCCGGCCCTCGCGCCGCTTCTGGGCCGCGGCCGTCGCCGGCGCCGCCGTCGTCCTCGCCTTCACCCTGGCGCAGAGCGGCGGCTCCCTGTCCGCCGGCGACGGCTACCTCTTCGCCGCGCTGCTCGCCTGCGCGGCCGGCTACACCGAGGGCGGGCGGCTGGCCCGCGACCTGCCCGGCTGGCAGGTCATCGGCTGGGCACTGGTGGCGTGCCTGCCCCTCAACCTGGCGGGAGCCGCGGCCGGGCTCGCGTACGAGCCGGTGCACCTCGGCGTCCACGGCGTGGCGGGCCTGCTGTGGGCGGCCGTCGGCTCGACCTTCCTCGGCCTGTACGTGTGGTACCGCGGGATGGCGGAGATCGGCGCCCCACGCGCGAGCCAGCTCCAGCTCGCCCAGCCGCTGCTGACGCTGCTGTGGTCGGTGGCGCTGCTGGGCGAGCAGCTGTCCCCGGCCGCCCCCGCCGCGGCCTGCGCGGTGCTGGTCTGCATCGCCGCCACCCAGCGGGCTCAATCGTGA
- the pheT gene encoding phenylalanine--tRNA ligase subunit beta, with protein MRVPLSWLREYVDLPAGETGRDVQAKLIDAGLEVETVEQLGADLTGPLVVGQVLTIEELTEFKKPIRFCTVDVGTANGTGEPQEIVCGARNFAVGDKVVVALPGAVLPGDFAIASRKTYGRTSSGMICSGDELGMGDDGTHGIIVLPPEHEAGTDAIELLELRDEVLDIAVTPDRGYCLSMRGVARETATAYGLPLRDPALLDVPAPNSYGYLVKVSDPAGCDRFTARTVTGLDPEAKSPIWLKRRLQKAGMRPISLAVDVTNYVMLELGQPLHAYDRARLDGAIGVRRAEQGEVLTTLDGVKRTLDAEDLVITDDSGPIGLAGVMGGADTEIADAAADPETGQVAGTTDVVIEAAHFDPIAISRTARRHRLSSEASKRFERGVDPQAASAAAQRTVDLLVLLAGGTAEAGVTELTAPGAPRTVAMRADHPDRVAGVAYGRETVVRRLQEVGCDVYGQDELVVTVPSWRPDLAEPNDLAEEVIRLEGYANLPSTLPQVPSGRGLTARQQLHRRVGRALAGAGYVEALNYPFIGEQVFDQLQLPAHDASRDVVRLVNPLSDEEPALRTTLLPGLLGALRRNDSRGSHDLALFETGLVFRAGEKPGVAVRLPVDRRPSDEEIATLDAALPAQPRYAAVVLAGAREQAGWWGKGRPAEWADAVQAARLLAAEAGTDLVVRQGQYGPWHPGRCAELVVTIDGVEQVIGHAGELHPRVVKALGLPARTSAMELDLDRLAAAGGTPVESPRISSFPVATQDVALIVDASVPAADVEAALRKGAGELLESLRLFDVFTGEQVGGGKKSLAYALRFRAADRTLTAEESTAARDAAVALAAERTGAVLRGA; from the coding sequence ATGCGGGTCCCGCTTTCGTGGCTGCGGGAGTACGTCGACCTGCCTGCGGGCGAAACCGGTCGTGACGTGCAGGCCAAGCTCATCGACGCCGGTCTGGAGGTCGAGACCGTCGAGCAGCTCGGCGCCGACCTCACCGGCCCCCTCGTCGTCGGCCAGGTGCTGACGATCGAGGAGCTGACCGAGTTCAAGAAGCCGATCCGCTTCTGCACCGTCGACGTCGGCACCGCCAACGGCACCGGCGAGCCCCAGGAGATCGTCTGCGGCGCCCGGAACTTCGCCGTCGGCGACAAGGTCGTCGTGGCCCTGCCCGGCGCCGTCCTGCCCGGCGACTTCGCGATCGCCTCGCGCAAGACGTACGGCAGGACCTCCAGCGGCATGATCTGCTCCGGCGACGAGCTCGGCATGGGCGACGACGGCACGCACGGCATCATCGTGCTGCCGCCGGAGCACGAGGCCGGCACCGACGCGATCGAGCTGCTGGAGCTGCGCGACGAGGTTCTCGACATCGCCGTCACCCCCGACCGCGGCTACTGCCTGTCGATGCGCGGCGTCGCCCGCGAGACCGCCACCGCGTACGGCCTGCCGCTGCGCGACCCGGCGCTCCTCGACGTGCCCGCCCCGAACTCCTACGGCTACCTCGTCAAGGTCTCCGACCCGGCCGGCTGCGACCGCTTCACCGCGCGCACCGTCACCGGCCTGGACCCCGAGGCGAAGTCCCCGATCTGGCTCAAGCGCCGCCTGCAGAAGGCCGGCATGCGCCCGATCTCCCTCGCCGTGGACGTCACCAACTACGTGATGCTGGAGCTCGGCCAGCCCCTGCACGCCTACGACCGCGCCCGCCTCGACGGCGCGATCGGCGTGCGGCGCGCCGAGCAGGGCGAGGTCCTCACCACCCTCGACGGCGTCAAGCGCACCCTCGACGCCGAGGACCTGGTGATCACCGACGACAGCGGCCCGATCGGCCTCGCCGGCGTCATGGGCGGCGCGGACACGGAGATCGCCGACGCCGCCGCCGACCCGGAGACCGGCCAGGTCGCCGGCACCACCGACGTCGTCATCGAGGCCGCGCACTTCGACCCGATCGCCATCTCGCGCACGGCCCGCCGGCACCGGCTGTCCTCGGAGGCGTCCAAGCGCTTCGAGCGCGGCGTCGACCCGCAGGCCGCCTCGGCCGCCGCGCAGCGCACCGTCGACCTGCTGGTGCTGCTCGCCGGCGGCACCGCCGAGGCGGGCGTCACCGAGCTGACCGCGCCGGGCGCGCCGCGGACCGTCGCGATGCGCGCCGACCATCCCGACCGGGTGGCGGGCGTCGCGTACGGCCGGGAGACGGTCGTCCGCCGCCTCCAGGAGGTCGGCTGCGACGTCTACGGCCAGGACGAGCTCGTCGTCACCGTCCCCTCGTGGCGGCCCGACCTCGCCGAGCCGAACGACCTCGCCGAGGAGGTCATCCGGCTGGAGGGCTATGCCAACCTGCCCTCCACGCTGCCCCAGGTGCCCTCCGGCCGCGGCCTGACCGCCCGGCAGCAGCTGCACCGCCGGGTCGGCCGCGCCCTGGCCGGCGCCGGCTACGTCGAGGCGCTGAACTACCCGTTCATCGGTGAGCAGGTCTTCGACCAGCTCCAGCTGCCCGCGCACGACGCCTCCCGGGACGTCGTCCGCCTCGTCAACCCGCTCTCCGACGAGGAGCCGGCGCTGCGCACCACGCTGCTGCCCGGCCTGCTGGGCGCGCTGCGCCGCAACGACAGCCGCGGCTCGCACGACCTGGCCCTCTTCGAGACCGGCCTGGTCTTCCGGGCCGGCGAGAAGCCGGGCGTCGCCGTGCGGCTGCCCGTCGACCGCCGCCCCTCGGACGAGGAGATCGCCACGCTCGACGCGGCGCTGCCCGCGCAGCCGCGGTACGCCGCGGTCGTGCTGGCCGGGGCGCGCGAGCAGGCCGGCTGGTGGGGCAAGGGCCGCCCGGCCGAGTGGGCGGACGCCGTCCAGGCCGCGCGCCTGCTGGCCGCCGAGGCCGGTACGGACCTCGTCGTGCGGCAGGGCCAGTACGGCCCGTGGCACCCGGGCCGCTGCGCCGAGCTCGTCGTCACCATCGACGGGGTGGAGCAGGTCATCGGGCACGCCGGCGAGCTGCACCCGCGGGTCGTCAAGGCCCTCGGCCTGCCCGCCCGCACCAGCGCCATGGAGCTCGACCTCGACCGCCTCGCGGCGGCCGGCGGCACGCCCGTGGAGTCGCCGCGGATCTCCTCCTTCCCCGTGGCCACCCAGGACGTCGCCCTGATCGTCGACGCGTCCGTCCCGGCAGCCGACGTCGAGGCGGCGCTGCGCAAGGGCGCGGGCGAACTCCTCGAATCGCTGCGGCTGTTCGACGTCTTCACCGGCGAGCAGGTCGGCGGGGGCAAGAAGTCCCTGGCGTACGCGCTCCGCTTCCGGGCGGCCGACCGCACGCTGACCGCCGAGGAGTCCACGGCGGCCCGCGACGCGGCGGTCGCGCTGGCGGCCGAGCGGACGGGCGCGGTGCTGCGCGGCGCGTAA
- a CDS encoding 3-hydroxybutyryl-CoA dehydrogenase, translating into MTSERHEVTDLPSDITRVGVVGCGQMGAGIAEVCARSGLDVKVAETTGEALEIGRTRLQNSLSKAAARGKISEEERDSTLARLSFTTDLGEFADRDLVIEAVVENEQVKTEIFQVLDQVVTRRDAILASNTSSIPLVKLAVATSRPDQVIGIHFFNPAPVQKLVELIPALTTGEETIKRAEALVHNVLDKHAIRAQDRSGFVVNALLVPYLLSAIRMFESGIASREDIDNGMEFGCAHPMGPLKLSDLIGLDTVASIADSMYAEFKEPLYAAPPLLQRMVDAGRLGRKTGSGFYPYN; encoded by the coding sequence ATGACCAGCGAAAGGCACGAAGTGACTGACCTCCCTTCCGACATCACCCGAGTCGGCGTAGTGGGCTGCGGCCAGATGGGCGCTGGCATCGCCGAGGTCTGCGCCCGCAGCGGACTGGACGTCAAGGTCGCCGAGACCACCGGCGAGGCCCTGGAGATCGGCCGGACCCGGCTGCAGAACTCCCTGTCGAAGGCCGCCGCCCGCGGCAAGATCAGCGAGGAGGAGCGGGACTCCACCCTGGCCCGCCTCTCCTTCACCACCGACCTCGGCGAGTTCGCCGACCGCGACCTGGTCATCGAGGCGGTCGTCGAGAACGAGCAGGTCAAGACGGAGATCTTCCAGGTCCTCGACCAGGTCGTCACCCGCCGGGACGCCATCCTCGCCTCGAACACCTCGTCGATCCCGCTGGTCAAGCTGGCCGTCGCGACCTCCCGCCCCGACCAGGTCATCGGCATCCACTTCTTCAACCCGGCGCCCGTGCAGAAGCTCGTCGAGCTGATCCCCGCCCTCACCACGGGCGAGGAGACCATCAAGCGGGCCGAGGCCCTGGTGCACAACGTGCTCGACAAGCACGCCATCCGCGCCCAGGACCGGTCGGGCTTCGTCGTCAACGCCCTCCTCGTCCCGTACCTGCTCTCCGCGATCCGGATGTTCGAGTCGGGCATCGCCAGCCGCGAGGACATCGACAACGGCATGGAGTTCGGCTGCGCCCACCCGATGGGCCCGCTGAAGCTGTCCGACCTGATCGGCCTGGACACCGTGGCCTCGATCGCCGACTCGATGTACGCCGAGTTCAAGGAGCCGCTGTACGCCGCTCCCCCGCTGCTCCAGCGGATGGTCGACGCCGGCCGCCTCGGCCGCAAGACCGGTTCGGGCTTCTACCCGTACAACTGA
- a CDS encoding sensor histidine kinase: protein MTVGTNSSPGAADAAGAPSLATVPAQLPGPPGPGAAAPGTPGPADPAGLAALGIDPDDLPDGLVVADDSGRVICFNSAAARITALAPAEALGARIERALPLEDLDGRRWWALTDPYGGLATRRGQPERNLLLPGGREVLVSARYVRSQPAGPLRRLVVTLRGTEARRRTERSHAELIATVAHELRSPLTSVKGFTATLLAKWERFTDDQKRLMLETVDADANRVTRLIAELLDISRIDSGRLEVRRQPVDIATAVGRHVQALTANGQAPERFLVRVSRALPDLWADPDKIDQILGNLLENAVRHGDGTVTIDVSPTSLTNTAGKTEKGTAVTVTDEGPGIPEESMGRVFTRFWRGSKRGGTGLGLYIVKGIVEAHGGTITVGRGPGGGAEFRFILPVGAPAYLSQ from the coding sequence ATGACCGTCGGTACGAACAGCTCGCCAGGGGCCGCGGACGCGGCGGGGGCGCCGTCCCTGGCGACCGTTCCCGCACAGCTCCCGGGCCCGCCCGGCCCGGGAGCCGCAGCGCCGGGCACGCCCGGCCCCGCCGACCCGGCGGGCCTCGCGGCGCTCGGCATCGACCCCGACGACCTGCCCGACGGGCTCGTCGTCGCCGACGACTCCGGCCGGGTCATCTGCTTCAACTCCGCCGCCGCCCGCATCACCGCCCTCGCCCCCGCCGAGGCGCTCGGCGCCCGCATCGAGCGGGCCCTGCCGCTGGAAGACCTCGACGGCCGCCGCTGGTGGGCCCTGACCGACCCCTACGGCGGGCTCGCCACCCGCCGCGGCCAGCCCGAGCGGAACCTCCTCCTGCCCGGCGGCCGCGAGGTCCTCGTCTCCGCCCGCTACGTCCGCTCCCAGCCCGCCGGCCCGCTCCGCCGCCTCGTCGTGACGCTCCGCGGCACCGAGGCCCGCCGCCGCACCGAGCGCAGCCACGCCGAGCTGATCGCCACCGTCGCCCACGAGCTGCGCTCCCCGCTGACCTCCGTCAAGGGCTTCACCGCGACCCTCCTCGCCAAGTGGGAGCGGTTCACCGACGACCAGAAGCGCCTCATGCTGGAGACCGTCGACGCCGACGCCAACCGCGTCACCCGGCTGATCGCCGAGCTCCTCGACATCTCGCGCATCGACTCCGGCCGCCTCGAAGTCCGCCGCCAGCCCGTCGACATCGCCACCGCCGTCGGCCGCCACGTCCAGGCGCTCACCGCGAACGGCCAGGCGCCCGAGCGGTTCCTCGTCCGCGTCAGCCGCGCCCTGCCCGACCTGTGGGCCGACCCCGACAAGATCGACCAGATCCTCGGCAACCTGCTGGAAAATGCGGTGCGCCACGGCGACGGAACCGTCACCATCGACGTGTCGCCGACCAGCCTGACGAACACAGCGGGCAAGACCGAGAAGGGAACCGCCGTCACCGTGACCGATGAGGGCCCCGGCATCCCCGAGGAGTCGATGGGCCGCGTCTTCACCCGCTTCTGGCGGGGCAGCAAACGCGGCGGCACCGGCCTGGGCCTGTACATCGTCAAGGGCATCGTCGAGGCGCACGGCGGCACGATCACCGTCGGCCGCGGACCCGGCGGCGGCGCGGAATTCCGATTTATCCTGCCCGTCGGCGCGCCGGCGTACCTCTCGCAGTAA
- a CDS encoding transcriptional regulator: MQPNALLDALLAEAGMSHAGLAAHVNQAGRSRGLALRYEHTAVNRWLKGQRPRGQVPDLICEVLGGRLRRPVSLDDVGFGVPGQPAGPHASPLSGFVDRAAALWRSDEQGRFPLHAAPALTGTPAVIPVWEWENPPEDADVSRDGPLRVGPGHIEVLRAARAHYELMYRRAGGIATRARIVRFLGSETAPLLRGSYPDDLGRRLHRAAGSLVAVAGICAYDSDAHGLAQRYFHQALRLAKASGDRGLGAYVIALLVNQSLHLRDHRQAVAFAETALRAAGRHTTAALAADLYAMQAKAYAQLGDTTAALGCIRHAEAAAERIRPGCEPDETGYVQPGLVNVQVAEALLSLGELDAAHEQAAAAVGTPAHDRGRVHRLAMLCEIQLRQGEADRAAAAAAEMAERAKGMESQRLRDRMRAVREQLLSSGCSGAEETARLIDGALSVPL, encoded by the coding sequence ATGCAGCCCAACGCCCTGCTCGACGCCCTCCTCGCCGAGGCGGGCATGTCCCATGCAGGACTCGCCGCGCACGTGAACCAGGCGGGCCGCTCCCGCGGGCTCGCCCTGCGCTACGAACACACCGCCGTCAACCGGTGGTTGAAGGGTCAGCGCCCCCGCGGGCAGGTCCCCGACCTGATCTGCGAGGTGCTCGGGGGCCGGCTGCGCCGCCCGGTCTCCCTCGACGACGTCGGCTTCGGCGTACCGGGCCAACCGGCCGGCCCGCACGCCTCCCCGCTCAGCGGCTTCGTCGACAGGGCCGCGGCCCTGTGGCGCTCCGACGAGCAGGGCCGCTTCCCCCTGCACGCGGCGCCCGCCCTCACCGGCACGCCGGCCGTCATCCCCGTCTGGGAGTGGGAGAACCCGCCCGAGGACGCCGACGTCTCCCGCGACGGGCCCCTGCGCGTCGGCCCCGGGCACATCGAGGTCCTCCGCGCCGCCCGCGCCCACTACGAGCTGATGTACCGGCGGGCCGGCGGCATCGCCACCCGCGCCCGCATCGTCCGCTTCCTCGGCAGCGAGACCGCGCCCCTGCTCCGCGGCAGCTACCCCGACGATCTCGGCCGCCGCCTGCACCGGGCCGCCGGCTCCCTCGTCGCCGTCGCCGGGATCTGCGCGTACGACTCCGACGCGCACGGCCTGGCCCAGCGCTACTTCCACCAGGCGCTGCGGCTGGCCAAGGCCAGCGGCGACCGCGGACTCGGCGCCTACGTCATCGCCCTGCTGGTCAACCAGTCCCTCCACCTGCGCGACCACCGCCAGGCCGTCGCGTTCGCCGAGACCGCGCTGCGCGCCGCGGGCCGCCACACCACCGCGGCACTGGCCGCCGACCTGTACGCGATGCAGGCCAAGGCGTACGCCCAACTCGGGGACACCACCGCCGCACTGGGGTGCATCCGGCACGCGGAGGCCGCCGCCGAGCGGATCCGCCCCGGCTGCGAACCCGACGAGACCGGCTACGTCCAGCCCGGCCTCGTCAACGTCCAGGTGGCGGAGGCCCTTCTCAGCCTCGGGGAACTCGACGCCGCCCACGAGCAGGCCGCGGCCGCCGTCGGCACCCCGGCGCACGACCGCGGCCGGGTCCACCGGCTCGCGATGCTCTGCGAGATCCAGCTGCGCCAGGGCGAGGCGGACCGGGCGGCCGCAGCAGCCGCCGAAATGGCCGAACGGGCCAAGGGGATGGAGTCGCAGCGGCTCCGCGACCGGATGCGCGCGGTCCGCGAACAGCTGCTGTCCAGCGGGTGTTCGGGCGCGGAGGAGACGGCCCGCCTCATCGACGGTGCGCTGAGCGTCCCGCTGTGA
- the pheS gene encoding phenylalanine--tRNA ligase subunit alpha: MSAPNKSYDPVEVEALKPEEIERMRDEALAAFAAAGDLDELAHAKTAHAGGTSPLALANREIGALPPQAKAEAGKRVGQARGAVNKAFAERLAQLEAERDERVLVEEAVDVTLPYDRVPAGARHPLTTLMDRIADIFTAMGYEVAEGPEVEAEWFNFDALNFTPDHPARQMQDTFFVRGPEGVEGDESGVVLRTHTSPVQARSLLERREPPVYIVCPGRVYRTDELDATHTPVFHQVELLAVDEGLTMADLKGTIDHMVKSLFGDDVTTRLRPNFFPFTEPSAEMDMQCYVCRGASVGNPDRPCRTCSSEGWIELGGCGMVNPKVLTACGVDPEKYSGFAFGFGIERMLMFRHNVEDMRDMVEGDVRFTRPFGMEI, from the coding sequence ATGTCGGCACCGAACAAGTCGTACGACCCTGTCGAGGTCGAGGCACTGAAACCGGAAGAGATCGAGCGCATGCGGGACGAGGCGCTCGCCGCCTTCGCGGCCGCCGGCGACCTCGACGAACTCGCGCACGCGAAGACCGCCCACGCCGGCGGCACCTCGCCGCTCGCCCTCGCCAACCGCGAGATCGGCGCGCTGCCCCCGCAGGCCAAGGCCGAGGCGGGCAAGCGCGTGGGCCAGGCCCGCGGCGCGGTGAACAAGGCGTTCGCGGAGCGCCTCGCCCAGCTGGAGGCAGAGCGCGACGAGCGGGTACTGGTCGAGGAGGCGGTGGACGTCACCCTGCCCTACGACCGCGTGCCGGCCGGCGCCCGCCACCCCCTGACCACGCTGATGGACCGCATCGCGGACATCTTCACGGCCATGGGCTACGAGGTCGCCGAGGGCCCCGAGGTCGAGGCGGAGTGGTTCAACTTCGACGCCCTCAACTTCACGCCCGACCACCCCGCGCGGCAGATGCAGGACACCTTCTTCGTCCGCGGCCCCGAGGGCGTCGAGGGCGACGAGTCCGGTGTCGTCCTGCGCACCCACACCTCGCCGGTGCAGGCCCGCTCGCTCCTGGAGCGCCGCGAGCCGCCCGTGTACATCGTCTGCCCGGGCCGCGTGTACCGCACCGACGAGCTCGACGCGACGCACACCCCGGTCTTCCACCAGGTCGAGCTGCTCGCCGTCGACGAGGGCCTGACCATGGCCGACCTCAAGGGCACCATCGACCACATGGTCAAGTCGCTCTTCGGGGACGACGTCACCACGCGCCTGCGCCCGAACTTCTTCCCGTTCACCGAGCCGTCCGCCGAGATGGACATGCAGTGCTACGTGTGCCGCGGCGCGTCGGTGGGCAACCCCGACCGCCCCTGCCGCACCTGCTCCAGCGAGGGCTGGATCGAGCTCGGCGGCTGCGGCATGGTCAACCCCAAGGTGCTCACCGCCTGCGGCGTGGACCCGGAGAAGTACAGCGGCTTCGCCTTCGGCTTCGGCATCGAGCGGATGCTGATGTTCCGGCACAACGTGGAAGACATGCGAGACATGGTCGAGGGTGACGTCCGGTTCACCCGGCCGTTCGGGATGGAGATCTGA
- a CDS encoding DUF1918 domain-containing protein has translation MRATEGDQLVQHGRIVGQHDKVGEITQVLGENGNPPYRVRFADGHEAVMSPGPDCVVKHPAEPGH, from the coding sequence ATGCGCGCGACCGAGGGCGACCAGCTCGTGCAACACGGCAGGATCGTGGGGCAGCACGACAAGGTCGGCGAGATCACTCAGGTGCTGGGCGAGAACGGCAACCCCCCTTACCGGGTCCGTTTCGCGGACGGCCACGAGGCCGTCATGTCCCCGGGCCCCGACTGCGTGGTGAAGCACCCAGCGGAACCCGGGCACTGA
- a CDS encoding PP2C family protein-serine/threonine phosphatase, with protein sequence MITRGEMPQPRRACVPAGGGATAYRELPGPGRWAHSLAGTAAFLLLAAGCALRVRRDLLARLRRSQEVAEAAQRALLRPLPARLDGLALAGAQLSATRGAAIGGDLYGAVPTAHGVRVVIGDVRGHGLPSAAAAAAVLGAFREAAYDEPSLAGVLRRMERALGRHVRDRAAAGHAAGAAAAGSAAEEFVTVLLLQVAEDGTLTALNCGHPWPYVLRARAAPRPRGALPPAAAARTAADAVPAAPLPVPAPACPWPDVRALDGGDPLPPLGVAPVPDGLEAGGCGRLGPGDVLFLHTDGAEDARDAAGRFFPLPRVLAGIAARQPAATPARLVAGVHAALLRHTGGHPADDAALLAVRSDRCA encoded by the coding sequence ATGATCACGCGCGGGGAGATGCCCCAGCCGCGCCGGGCGTGCGTCCCCGCAGGGGGCGGCGCCACGGCGTACCGGGAGCTGCCCGGCCCCGGCCGGTGGGCGCACAGCCTCGCCGGCACCGCGGCCTTCCTGCTCCTGGCCGCCGGCTGCGCGCTCCGGGTCCGCCGTGACCTCCTCGCCCGCCTGCGCCGCTCCCAGGAGGTCGCCGAAGCCGCCCAGCGGGCACTGCTGCGGCCCCTGCCTGCGCGGCTCGACGGCCTCGCCCTGGCCGGCGCCCAGCTCTCCGCGACCCGCGGCGCCGCGATCGGCGGCGACCTCTACGGCGCCGTGCCCACCGCGCACGGCGTCCGCGTCGTCATCGGCGACGTACGGGGCCACGGGCTGCCCTCGGCGGCCGCGGCCGCCGCCGTGCTCGGGGCCTTCCGGGAAGCCGCGTACGACGAGCCCTCGCTGGCCGGGGTGCTGCGCCGGATGGAACGCGCCCTGGGCCGGCACGTCCGCGACCGCGCGGCGGCCGGGCACGCCGCCGGGGCCGCGGCGGCCGGGTCCGCCGCCGAGGAGTTCGTGACCGTGCTCCTCCTCCAGGTCGCCGAGGACGGCACGCTGACCGCCCTCAACTGCGGCCACCCCTGGCCCTATGTGCTGCGTGCGCGGGCGGCCCCCCGGCCCCGCGGGGCACTGCCGCCCGCCGCGGCCGCCCGCACCGCCGCAGACGCCGTCCCGGCGGCCCCGCTCCCGGTGCCCGCGCCCGCCTGCCCCTGGCCGGACGTACGGGCCCTGGACGGCGGCGATCCGCTGCCCCCGCTCGGGGTGGCGCCCGTACCGGACGGGCTCGAGGCGGGGGGCTGCGGCCGACTCGGGCCCGGGGACGTGCTGTTCCTGCACACGGACGGCGCCGAGGACGCCCGCGACGCGGCCGGCCGGTTCTTCCCCCTGCCCCGCGTTCTTGCCGGCATCGCCGCCCGGCAGCCGGCGGCCACGCCCGCGCGGCTGGTCGCGGGCGTGCACGCGGCGCTGCTGCGCCACACCGGCGGGCACCCCGCGGACGACGCCGCCCTGCTGGCGGTCCGCAGCGACCGCTGCGCCTGA
- a CDS encoding glycoside hydrolase family 10 protein yields MTHMGRRGLLAGAAGALASAAAGQAQAAPREDGARAAGAQGRAPGPAGERQRERAGGGRRGGAEFRGMWIASVQNVDWPSRTGLSAARQRAELTALYDTAVERRLNAVVLQVRPTADAMWPGAREPWSQWLTGVQGGDPGWDPLGTAVAEAHARGLEFHAWFNPYRVANTHADPARLAASHPARRNPGWTVAYGGKLYYNPGLPEVRAFVQEAMLDAVSRYAVDGVHWDDYFYPYPVAGEAFDDDDAYARHGGGFPSRADWRRHNTDALVREMAERVRTVRPSARFGISPFAVWRNRDKDPLGSDTQTLGTYDDLYADTRRWVREGWVDYVVPQVYWHIGHPTADYAKIVPWWAQTVAGTGVDLYIGEGLYRCDPQSATAAWRDPEELTRHVALAKGYAEVRGHCYFSAQQVVTDPTGALARVVADHHPTAVPPR; encoded by the coding sequence ATGACGCACATGGGTCGACGGGGGCTGCTGGCCGGAGCCGCGGGGGCGCTGGCGTCCGCCGCGGCAGGGCAGGCGCAGGCCGCGCCGCGCGAGGACGGGGCCCGGGCGGCCGGGGCGCAGGGCAGGGCGCCCGGCCCGGCGGGGGAGCGGCAGCGGGAGCGGGCCGGCGGGGGGCGGAGGGGCGGGGCGGAGTTCCGCGGGATGTGGATCGCCTCGGTCCAGAACGTCGACTGGCCCTCGCGGACCGGCCTGTCGGCGGCGCGGCAGCGAGCCGAGCTGACCGCCCTCTACGACACCGCGGTCGAGCGCCGCCTGAACGCGGTGGTGCTCCAGGTCCGGCCCACCGCCGACGCCATGTGGCCCGGAGCCCGGGAGCCCTGGTCGCAGTGGCTGACCGGGGTGCAGGGCGGCGACCCGGGCTGGGACCCGCTGGGCACGGCCGTCGCCGAAGCCCACGCCCGCGGGCTGGAGTTCCACGCCTGGTTCAACCCGTACCGGGTGGCCAACACCCACGCCGACCCGGCCCGCCTCGCGGCCTCGCACCCGGCGCGCCGCAACCCCGGCTGGACGGTGGCGTACGGCGGCAAGCTGTACTACAACCCGGGGCTGCCGGAGGTGCGGGCCTTCGTACAGGAGGCCATGCTCGACGCGGTGTCCCGCTACGCGGTGGACGGCGTCCACTGGGACGACTACTTCTACCCCTACCCGGTCGCCGGCGAGGCCTTCGACGACGACGACGCGTACGCCCGCCACGGCGGCGGCTTCCCCTCGCGGGCCGACTGGCGCAGGCACAACACCGACGCGCTGGTCCGCGAGATGGCGGAGCGCGTCCGCACCGTGCGCCCCTCGGCACGCTTCGGCATCAGCCCGTTCGCGGTGTGGCGCAACCGGGACAAGGACCCGCTCGGCTCGGACACGCAGACGCTGGGCACGTACGACGACCTGTACGCGGACACCCGCAGGTGGGTGCGCGAGGGCTGGGTCGACTACGTCGTCCCGCAGGTGTACTGGCACATCGGGCACCCGACCGCCGACTACGCGAAGATCGTCCCCTGGTGGGCGCAGACCGTCGCCGGCACCGGCGTCGACCTCTACATCGGCGAGGGGCTCTACCGCTGCGACCCGCAGAGCGCGACGGCGGCGTGGCGCGACCCGGAGGAGCTGACCCGGCACGTGGCGCTCGCCAAGGGGTACGCCGAGGTCCGCGGCCACTGCTACTTCTCCGCGCAGCAGGTGGTCACGGACCCCACGGGGGCGTTGGCGCGGGTCGTCGCGGACCACCACCCGACGGCGGTGCCGCCGCGCTGA